One window of the Candidatus Hydrogenedentota bacterium genome contains the following:
- a CDS encoding SDR family oxidoreductase, with protein MQPLDMFNLAGKVAVVTGGGGVLGGAIAEGLAGAGAAVAIADLLPDMAKACAQRIKDAGGKAEGYAMNAFERDSIQSCCDAVIRDFNRVDILINAVGGNMKGATTSPEQSFFDLPAEALQKVFELNLTGGTIVPSQIFLKAMLKNDDGGVIINISSMNAFRPLTRIPGYSAAKAAVSNFTQWLAVHLAQEYSPKLRVNAIAPGFFLTEQNRYLLTDKETGEATQRGKTILGHTPMGRYGTPDDLVGATIWLASDASRFVTGIVLPVDGGFSAFSGV; from the coding sequence ATGCAACCCCTTGACATGTTTAATCTTGCGGGAAAAGTGGCCGTGGTGACCGGCGGCGGCGGCGTGCTCGGCGGCGCAATTGCCGAGGGACTGGCCGGGGCCGGGGCGGCCGTGGCCATAGCCGACCTGCTGCCGGACATGGCCAAAGCCTGCGCCCAGCGCATCAAGGATGCGGGCGGGAAGGCCGAGGGCTACGCCATGAACGCCTTCGAGCGGGACAGCATCCAGTCCTGCTGTGATGCTGTGATTCGTGATTTCAACCGTGTGGACATCCTGATCAACGCCGTCGGCGGGAACATGAAGGGCGCCACCACCTCGCCGGAGCAGTCCTTCTTCGATTTGCCCGCCGAGGCGCTTCAGAAGGTGTTCGAACTCAACTTGACGGGCGGCACCATTGTCCCCTCCCAGATTTTCCTGAAGGCCATGCTTAAAAACGACGATGGCGGGGTTATCATCAACATTTCCTCAATGAACGCCTTCCGTCCGCTGACCCGGATTCCGGGGTACAGCGCGGCCAAGGCGGCCGTGAGCAATTTTACCCAGTGGCTGGCGGTGCATCTGGCGCAGGAGTACAGCCCGAAACTGCGCGTGAACGCCATCGCGCCGGGCTTCTTCCTCACTGAGCAGAACCGCTACCTCCTCACGGACAAGGAGACGGGCGAGGCCACGCAGCGCGGAAAGACCATCCTCGGCCACACGCCGATGGGCCGCTACGGCACCCCGGACGACCTGGTCGGCGCGACCATCTGGCTGGCCAGCGACGCGTCACGTTTTGTCACCGGCATTGTGCTTCCCGTGGACGGCGGTTTCTCCGCATTCTCCGGTGTCTGA